The genomic region ACCGTCGAAGCTAACCTTAAGTACGGACCATCCTTAAATGGAACTTGGGAGCCGTCGCAAGGAAAAAGGTTATTAGAGCAAGTACAGTTACCGCAAACCTTTTTAACCCGAGAAGTCGATGAGTTATCAGGAGGAGAAAAACAACGAGTGGCGTTAGCGAGAACCCTTGCTAATCAACCAGATGTATTGTTATTAGATGAAGTGACAAGTGCTTTAGATTTAAAAAATGTCGAGTCTATTGAGAGGTTACTAAAGTCGCTTCTGGATCAAGAAAAAACGATATTTATTGTTACACATAACCTAAATCAAGCAGAAAGACTTGGCGACCGAACGGTTTATATGGAAGCGGGGAAAATCATAGAGCAAGGTGAAACCACGCGCTTGCTAAATGAGCCGCAAACAGCTGAACTGAAGCAATTTTTAAAGGAGTCATAATACATGGTTGAGATCTCGAACACTTCAATGTTATTCTTACTCATTTTTGTGCTGATTCCTGTTTCTTTATCTTATCTTTATTCCTTACAATTAGGGCGCTCGATCATTTGGTCATCCTTTAGAGGTGTCATTCAACTCTTTCTTATCGGCTATGTGTTAACGTTTTTGTTTGATCTACCACCGTTACAAGGGATTCCCCTTATGCTAGGCGTCATGATTATGGTCGCAACGTTTCATGCCGGTAAAAAAGGACAAGGTCTACCATATATTCGCAGTGTTATTTTTACTATTATTGTTGCAGTCGAAGCGATGGTGCTCACGATGTGGCTTTCATTTGAAATGATTTCCTTTACTCCTGAACAAGTGATCCCGATGAGTGGAATGATCATTGGAAATAGTATGATTGCCATTGGGCTTGCTTTAGAACGTATGGGGCATCAATTCAAAGAAAGTTATGATAAAATTATTTCAGCACTATCTTTAGGTGCACATCCGAAACAAGCGACCCAACCGATTGTTCAAAAAGTTGTTAAAGCGGCGATGATTCCGAATATTGATGGTTTAAAAACAGTAGGTTTGGTACAACTCCCTGGAATGATGACAGGTTTGATACTTGGAGGGGTGCCACCTCTCGAAGCGATTCGTTATCAGATTGTTATCTCTCTTAGTATTTTCGTTTGTGTATCGGTTAGTGCTATGCTTGTGAGTGTTATTATTTATCGTTTCTTTTTTAACAAACATATGCAGCTGATTCGTTTGGGTCATGAAGAAGGTTGAGGTGAATAAACGTGTTAAATGGAAATAAGTTAGTTTTTATATTGCCATTAATCTTAATGGGGTTTATTTTTTATGGTGGTTATTCCTATTTGAATGAGTCTGAATATGTTACCAATGAGGAGCTTCAAGAAACATCAGTGATGGAGGTTTCAATTGGTAAAATGGATCAGGGGTATGAAATCACGGGATCGTGGAATTGGAATGAGGTCCCTGTAGAGGGGTTCTTGGGTGAGGATTATATTGGAATCACATTAATGGACCAATTGAATGAGCCATTCTTGCTTGAGGAAGGTGAAATTATCGAGAATGAGTTGTCGCTTATCCATAGTGGTCAAGAGGTTTGGACAACAAAGGGTAAATGGGTTGAAACCGGAATGATATTTTCATTTCCGAATGAACTAAAAGACCATGAGAGCTTAGGAGATCAAGGGCAACTCAAGCTTGTGATTTCGAGCGAGGAAATAGAGGAGCCACAAGTGTCGATGAGTTACTTACATACGT from Desertibacillus haloalkaliphilus harbors:
- a CDS encoding ABC transporter permease, giving the protein MVEISNTSMLFLLIFVLIPVSLSYLYSLQLGRSIIWSSFRGVIQLFLIGYVLTFLFDLPPLQGIPLMLGVMIMVATFHAGKKGQGLPYIRSVIFTIIVAVEAMVLTMWLSFEMISFTPEQVIPMSGMIIGNSMIAIGLALERMGHQFKESYDKIISALSLGAHPKQATQPIVQKVVKAAMIPNIDGLKTVGLVQLPGMMTGLILGGVPPLEAIRYQIVISLSIFVCVSVSAMLVSVIIYRFFFNKHMQLIRLGHEEG
- a CDS encoding ABC transporter ATP-binding protein, with amino-acid sequence MSHYIELSNVSTQQLSNITLTVEKGECLALIGPSGAGKSSLLKLLNRLEDPTKGWIRFKGKSLFDYPILELRQTVGMVFQSPALFDGTVEANLKYGPSLNGTWEPSQGKRLLEQVQLPQTFLTREVDELSGGEKQRVALARTLANQPDVLLLDEVTSALDLKNVESIERLLKSLLDQEKTIFIVTHNLNQAERLGDRTVYMEAGKIIEQGETTRLLNEPQTAELKQFLKES